From one Rosa rugosa chromosome 4, drRosRugo1.1, whole genome shotgun sequence genomic stretch:
- the LOC133743370 gene encoding probable DEAD-box ATP-dependent RNA helicase 48 isoform X1: MSSALIERPRIFSKLLCRLILTQNMGGGPRTFPGGVSKWKWKRMHEKRAMDKEKRLLDQEKQLYEARLRSQIRGSLVGKPDPLSDPGPETNHSPMDPDRHIKSLADRFMKDGAEDLWNEKDGPVHEQTPQPTVGSDRQSRSIPADLRKLIPKGRNLAGNDRNLSSLGCSHVSSRSYSVQSRGRFRRNDDSSDDSDFDSDNEALQPFWEGRNGNEKPKSERNVRNLGSSASLGKYDRKVIKRRVPLNALEDECDFAQQVESIRYELSKKKEVEIERGESEEEGSILSEKRFDECGISPFTVKALSSAGYVRMTRVQEAAISACLEGKDVLVKAKTGTGKTAAFLLPAIEAVVKGMAGNTNQRVSPIFVLILCPTRELASQIAAETNVLLKYHEGIGMQTLVGGTRFKEDQKRLESNPCQIIVATPGRLLDHIENRSGLSVRLMGLKMLILDEAGHLLDLGFRKDIEKIVDCLPRKRQSLLFTATLPKEVRRISQLVLKKDHAFIDTVGLGCVETHAKVKQSYLVAPHDLHFQIVHHLLKEHIWQSPDYKVIVFCTTGMVTSLLYLLLREMKMNVREIHSRKPQLFRTRISEEFKESKQLILVTSDVSARGMNYPDVTLVIQVGIPSDREQYIHRLGRTGREGKEGEGILLLAPWEEYFLEELKDLPLEKFPSLRLDPGTKLKIEDSMTKVDSSVKEAAYHAWLGYYNSIRETGRDKTTLVEQANLFCQSIGLQTPPSLFRKTALKMGLKDIPGIKIRK; encoded by the exons ATGTCCTCCGCCCTCATCGAACGCCCTAGAATCTTCTCGAAGCTTCTATGCCGGCTCATCCTGACCCAAAACATGGGCGGCGGACCCCGGACCTTCCCCGGCGGCGTCAGCAAGTGGAAATGGAAGCGCATGCACGAGAAACGAGCCATGGACAAAGAGAAGCGCCTCTTGGACCAAGAAAAGCAGCTCTACGAGGCCCGCCTCCGCTCCCAAATCCGGGGCAGCCTCGTCGGAAAACCCGACCCGCTTTCCGACCCGGGTCCGGAAACCAACCACAGCCCCATGGACCCCGACCGGCACATCAAATCCCTAGCCGATCGGTTCATGAAGGACGGCGCCGAGGACTTGTGGAACGAAAAGGACGGCCCGGTTCACGAGCAGACACCGCAGCCGACGGTCGGGTCGGACCGGCAGTCCAGATCGATTCCGGCTGACCTGAGGAAGCTGATACCGAAAGGTCGAAATTTGGCGGGAAATGATAGAAATTTGAGTAGTTTGGGGTGTAGTCATGTTAGCAGTAGAAGCTATTCGGTGCAGAGTAGAGGGAGGTTTAGGAGGAACGATGATTCGAGTGACGATTCGGATTTCGATTCCGATAATGAGGCCCTGCAGCCGTTTTGGGAGGGTAGAAATGGGAATGAGAAACCGAAATCGGAGAGAAATGTGAGGAATTTGGGGAGTAGTGCTTCTCTGGGGAAGTATGATAGGAAGGTGATTAAGAGGAGAGTGCCTCTTAATGCATTGGAAGATGAGTGTGATTTTGCGCAGCAGGTGGAATCGATTAGGTATGAGCTGAGTAAGAAAAAGGAGGTTGAAATTGAAAGAGGGGAGAGTGAAGAGGAGGGGTCGATTCTTAGTGAGAAGAG ATTTGATGAGTGTGGGATATCTCCATTTACAGTCAAGGCATTGTCTTCTGCTGGGTATGTTCGAATGACTAGAGTTCAGGAGGCTGCAATTTCAGCTTGCCTTGAGG GAAAGGATGTTTTGGTCAAAGCTAAAACCGGCACTGGCAAAACTGCTGCCTTTTTG CTTCCGGCTATTGAAGCAGTTGTGAAGGGTATGGCTGGCAATACCAATCAACGGGTGTCTCCAATTTTTGTTCTTATCCTCTGCCCCACAAGAGAACTTGCAAGTCAGATAGCTGCAGAAACAAATGTTTTGTTGAAGTACCATGAAGGCATAGGCATGCAAACATTAGTTGGAGGCACGAGATTTAAAGAGGACCAGAAACGTCTAGAATCAAATCCATGCCAG ATAATAGTTGCAACTCCTGGCAGGTTGCTGGACCACATTGAGAATAGGTCTGGCTTGTCGGTGCGATTAATGGGACTGAAAATGTTAATACTTGATGAAGCTGGCCACTTACTAGACCTAGGATTTCGGAAGGACATAGAGAAAATCGTTGATTGTTTGCCTCGTAAGAGACAGTCCTTGCTCTTTACTGCAACACTCCCAAAAGAG GTTCGCCGCATATCACAGCTTGTTTTGAAAAAAGATCATGCTTTCATTGATACAGTGGGATTGGGCTGTGTGGAAACTCATGCTAAG GTTAAGCAGTCATATCTTGTTGCACCACATGACTTGCATTTTCAAATAGTTCACCATCTTTTGAAGGAGCATATCTGGCAATCACCTGATTATAAG GTTATTGTTTTCTGTACAACTGGAATGGTAACATCCCTCCTCTACCTTCTTCTCCGTGAAATGAAAATGAATGTTAGGGAGATACATTCTAGAAAGCCTCAACTGTTTCGAACTCGTATCTCTGAGGAATTCAAGGAATCAAAGCAATTGATTCTTGTTACCTCTGATGTATCAGCACGTGGAATGAACTATCCTGATGTTACATTGGTCATTCAG GTGGGTATTCCTTCTGACCGGGAACAATATATACACCGTCTTGGAAGAACAGGACGGGAAGGTAAAGAAGGAGAAGGCATATTGTTGCTTGCACCATGGGAGGAGTATTTTCTGGAGGAATTAAAAGATTTGCCCCTTGAAAAATTTCCTTCACTGCGATTGGATCCAGGCACTAAACTTAAG ATTGAGGATTCAATGACCAAGGTTGACAGTAGTGTCAAGGAAGCCGCCTATCATGCTTGGCTTGGCTACTACAACTCGATCAGGGAAACTGGTAGGGATAAAACTACACTTGTTGAGCAAGCCAACCTCTTTTGTCAGTCAATTGGTTTGCAAActcctccttctctctttaGAAAGACAGCATTAAAGATGGGTTTGAAAGATATTCCTGGCATAAAAATACGAAAGTAG
- the LOC133743370 gene encoding probable DEAD-box ATP-dependent RNA helicase 48 isoform X2 — MSSALIERPRIFSKLLCRLILTQNMGGGPRTFPGGVSKWKWKRMHEKRAMDKEKRLLDQEKQLYEARLRSQIRGSLVGKPDPLSDPGPETNHSPMDPDRHIKSLADRFMKDGAEDLWNEKDGPVHEQTPQPTVGSDRQSRSIPADLRKLIPKGRNLAGNDRNLSSLGCSHVSSRSYSVQSRGRFRRNDDSSDDSDFDSDNEALQPFWEGRNGNEKPKSERNVRNLGSSASLGKYDRKVIKRRVPLNALEDECDFAQQVESIRYELSKKKEVEIERGESEEEGSILSEKRFDECGISPFTVKALSSAGYVRMTRVQEAAISACLEGKDVLVKAKTGTGKTAAFLLPAIEAVVKGMAGNTNQRVSPIFVLILCPTRELASQIAAETNVLLKYHEGIGMQTLVGGTRFKEDQKRLESNPCQIIVATPGRLLDHIENRSGLSVRLMGLKMLILDEAGHLLDLGFRKDIEKIVDCLPRKRQSLLFTATLPKEVRRISQLVLKKDHAFIDTVGLGCVETHAKVKQSYLVAPHDLHFQIVHHLLKEHIWQSPDYKVIVFCTTGMVTSLLYLLLREMKMNVREIHSRKPQLFRTRISEEFKESKQLILVTSDVSARGMNYPDVTLVIQVFTSPR, encoded by the exons ATGTCCTCCGCCCTCATCGAACGCCCTAGAATCTTCTCGAAGCTTCTATGCCGGCTCATCCTGACCCAAAACATGGGCGGCGGACCCCGGACCTTCCCCGGCGGCGTCAGCAAGTGGAAATGGAAGCGCATGCACGAGAAACGAGCCATGGACAAAGAGAAGCGCCTCTTGGACCAAGAAAAGCAGCTCTACGAGGCCCGCCTCCGCTCCCAAATCCGGGGCAGCCTCGTCGGAAAACCCGACCCGCTTTCCGACCCGGGTCCGGAAACCAACCACAGCCCCATGGACCCCGACCGGCACATCAAATCCCTAGCCGATCGGTTCATGAAGGACGGCGCCGAGGACTTGTGGAACGAAAAGGACGGCCCGGTTCACGAGCAGACACCGCAGCCGACGGTCGGGTCGGACCGGCAGTCCAGATCGATTCCGGCTGACCTGAGGAAGCTGATACCGAAAGGTCGAAATTTGGCGGGAAATGATAGAAATTTGAGTAGTTTGGGGTGTAGTCATGTTAGCAGTAGAAGCTATTCGGTGCAGAGTAGAGGGAGGTTTAGGAGGAACGATGATTCGAGTGACGATTCGGATTTCGATTCCGATAATGAGGCCCTGCAGCCGTTTTGGGAGGGTAGAAATGGGAATGAGAAACCGAAATCGGAGAGAAATGTGAGGAATTTGGGGAGTAGTGCTTCTCTGGGGAAGTATGATAGGAAGGTGATTAAGAGGAGAGTGCCTCTTAATGCATTGGAAGATGAGTGTGATTTTGCGCAGCAGGTGGAATCGATTAGGTATGAGCTGAGTAAGAAAAAGGAGGTTGAAATTGAAAGAGGGGAGAGTGAAGAGGAGGGGTCGATTCTTAGTGAGAAGAG ATTTGATGAGTGTGGGATATCTCCATTTACAGTCAAGGCATTGTCTTCTGCTGGGTATGTTCGAATGACTAGAGTTCAGGAGGCTGCAATTTCAGCTTGCCTTGAGG GAAAGGATGTTTTGGTCAAAGCTAAAACCGGCACTGGCAAAACTGCTGCCTTTTTG CTTCCGGCTATTGAAGCAGTTGTGAAGGGTATGGCTGGCAATACCAATCAACGGGTGTCTCCAATTTTTGTTCTTATCCTCTGCCCCACAAGAGAACTTGCAAGTCAGATAGCTGCAGAAACAAATGTTTTGTTGAAGTACCATGAAGGCATAGGCATGCAAACATTAGTTGGAGGCACGAGATTTAAAGAGGACCAGAAACGTCTAGAATCAAATCCATGCCAG ATAATAGTTGCAACTCCTGGCAGGTTGCTGGACCACATTGAGAATAGGTCTGGCTTGTCGGTGCGATTAATGGGACTGAAAATGTTAATACTTGATGAAGCTGGCCACTTACTAGACCTAGGATTTCGGAAGGACATAGAGAAAATCGTTGATTGTTTGCCTCGTAAGAGACAGTCCTTGCTCTTTACTGCAACACTCCCAAAAGAG GTTCGCCGCATATCACAGCTTGTTTTGAAAAAAGATCATGCTTTCATTGATACAGTGGGATTGGGCTGTGTGGAAACTCATGCTAAG GTTAAGCAGTCATATCTTGTTGCACCACATGACTTGCATTTTCAAATAGTTCACCATCTTTTGAAGGAGCATATCTGGCAATCACCTGATTATAAG GTTATTGTTTTCTGTACAACTGGAATGGTAACATCCCTCCTCTACCTTCTTCTCCGTGAAATGAAAATGAATGTTAGGGAGATACATTCTAGAAAGCCTCAACTGTTTCGAACTCGTATCTCTGAGGAATTCAAGGAATCAAAGCAATTGATTCTTGTTACCTCTGATGTATCAGCACGTGGAATGAACTATCCTGATGTTACATTGGTCATTCAGGTATTCACAAGCCCGAGATAA
- the LOC133746443 gene encoding short-chain dehydrogenase/reductase 2b-like: MAETTINFGSKKIAVVTGANKGIGLEISKQLASKGVGVVLTARDAKRGAEAAESLKASGFSDVVFHQLDVTAPTSIASLANFLKTQFRKLDILVNNAGVLGSVYLADDIVGPDNVKQSTVQTYETAADCLKTNYYGIKQLTEALVPLLQKSEAPKIVNVSSTLGQLRLISNEKAKKELGDADNLTEEKVDKLVEEFLEDVKHDSIESKGWPLDISAYIVSKAALNAYTRVVTKKYPHIAINAVSPGYTKTDLNNNTGILTVEEAALGPVKLALIAETRISGLFFDRIEESTFD; encoded by the exons ATGGCGGAAACTaccatcaattttgggtcaaagaa GATTGCAGTTGTTACTGGAGCCAACAAAGGGATTGGACTTGAGATTAGTAAGCAATTAGCTTCTAAAGGAGTTGGGGTGGTATTAACAGCAAGAGATGCGAAGAGAGGAGCAGAAGCAGCTGAAAGCCTAAAGGCTTCTGGTTTCTCCGATGTGGTCTTCCATCAGCTAGATGTAACTGCCCCAACTAGCATTGCTTCTTTGGCAAACTTTCTCAAAACGCAATTCAGAAAGCTTGACATATTG GTTAACAATGCAGGAGTCCTTGGATCTGTATACCTCGCAGACGACATAGTTGGGCCAGACAAT GTTAAACAAAGTACAGTGCAAACTTACGAGACAGCGGCGGATTGTTTGAAAACAAACTATTATGGAATCAAGCAACTCACAGAAGCACTTGTTCCACTACTTCAAAAATCTGAAGCTCCAAAGATAGTCAATGTCTCTTCCACACTGGGACAGCTAAGA CTTATTTCAAATGAGAAAGCAAAGAAGGAGCTAGGAGATGCGGATAACCTCACCGAGGAGAAAGTGGACAAGCTAGTTGAGGAATTTCTAGAGGATGTGAAGCATGATTCGATAGAATCCAAAGGATGGCCTTTAGATATATCTGCCTACATTGTATCAAAAGCAGCTCTTAATGCTTATACAAGAGTCGTGACAAAGAAGTATCCCCACATTGCTATTAACGCAGTTAGTCCAGGTTATACCAAAACAGATCTCAACAATAATACCGGGATTCTCACAGTTGAAGAAGCTGCACTTGGTCCTGTGAAGCTGGCTTTGATAGCCGAAACTAGAATTTCAGGCCTCTTCTTTGACCGGATTGAAGAGTCAACCTTTGATTGA